One Mesoplodon densirostris isolate mMesDen1 chromosome X, mMesDen1 primary haplotype, whole genome shotgun sequence genomic region harbors:
- the AR gene encoding androgen receptor isoform X4 — MEVQLGLGRVYPRPPSKTYRGAFQNLFQSVREVIQNPGPRHPEAASAAPPGARLQQQQETSPQQQQSEDGSPQVQSRGPTGYLALDEGQQSSQQQSAPEGPPESGCVPEPGAASAAGKRLQQPPPAPPEEDDSAAPSTLSVLGPTFPGLSSCSTDLKDILSEAGTMQLLQQQQQQQQQEAVSEGSSSSSGRAREATGAPISSKDSYLGGSSTISDSAKELCKAVSVSMGLGVEALEHLSPGEQLRGDCMYAPLLGGTPAVRPTPCAPLAECKGSLLDDGPSKGTEETAEYSPFKAGYTKGLDSESLGCSGSGEAGGSGTLGLPSALSLYKSGALDEVAAYQSRDYYNFPLALAGPPPRPPPPHPHARIKLESPLDYGSAWAAAAAQFRYGDLASLHGVGAAGPGSGSPSAAASSSWHTLFAAEEGQLYGPCGGGGGGSAGEAGAVAPYGYTRPPQGLAGQEGDFPPPDVWYPGGVVSRVPYPSPSCVKSEMGPWMESYSGPYGDMRGTRRKRLWQHINRTVYSYICSPRKTEVPVCQQK; from the coding sequence ATGGAGGTGCAATTAGGTCTGGGGAGGGTCTACCCCCGGCCGCCGTCCAAGACCTACCGAGGAGCTTTCCAGAACCTGTTCCAGAGTGTACGCGAAGTGATCCAGAACCCGGGTCCCCGGCACCCTGAGGCCGCGAGTGCAGCACCTCCCGGCGCCCGtttgcagcagcagcaggagaccAGTCCCCAGCAGCAGCAGAGTGAGGATGGCTCTCCCCAAGTCCAGAGCAGAGGCCCCACAGGCTACCTGGCCCTGGACGAGGGACAGCAGTCTTCACAACAGCAGTCAGCTCCTGAGGGCCCCCCGGAGAGCGGCTGCGTCCCAGAGCCGGGAGCTGCCTCGGCAGCCGGCAAGAGGCTGCAGCAGCCGCCGCCAGCACCTCCGGAAGAGGATGACTCAGCTGCCCCATCCACGTTGTCCGTGCTGGGCCCTACTTTCCCCGGCTTAAGCAGCTGCTCCACCGATCTTAAAGACATCCTGAGCGAGGCCGGCACCATGCAACTtcttcagcagcagcagcaacagcagcagcaggaggcgGTATCtgaaggcagcagcagcagcagcgggagAGCGAGGGAGGCCACTGGGGCTCCCATCTCCTCCAAGGACAGTTACCTAGGGGGCAGTTCGACCATCTCGGACAGCGCCAAAGAGTTGTGTAAGGCAGTGTCTGTTTCCATGGGCTTGGGTGTGGAGGCATTGGAGCATCTGAGTCCTGGGGAACAGCTTCGGGGGGATTGCATGTACGCCCCGCTCCTGGGAGGTACACCAGCTGTGCGTCCCACTCCTTGTGCCCCGTTGGCTGAATGCAAAGGTTCTCTGCTGGATGATGGCCCGAGCAAGGGCACCGAAGAGACTGCTGAGTATTCCCCTTTCAAGGCAGGTTACACCAAAGGACTGGACAGTGAAAGCCTGGGCTGCTCTGGCAGCGGCGAAGCAGGGGGCTCCGGAACACTTGGGCTGCCATCCGCCCTGTCTCTGTACAAGTCTGGAGCACTGGACGAGGTAGCAGCTTATCAGAGTCGCGACTACTACAACTTTCCACTAGCCCTGGCCGGGCCGCCGCCCCGTCCGCCGCCTCCCCATCCTCATGCCCGCATCAAGCTGGAGAGCCCCCTGGACTATGGCAGCGCCTGGGCGGCCGCGGCGGCACAATTCCGCTATGGGGATCTGGCGAGCCTGCACGGCGTGGGTGCAGCAGGACCGGGCTCAGGCTCACCCTCAGCTGCCGCCTCCTCTTCCTGGCACACTCTCTTCGCAGCCGAAGAAGGTCAGCTCTATGGGCCCTGTGGCGGAGGCGGGGGCGGCAGCGCGGGCGAGGCAGGGGCTGTAGCCCCATACGGCTACACTCGGCCACCTCAGGGGCTGGCGGGCCAAGAAGGTGACTTCCCCCCACCCGATGTGTGGTATCCCGGCGGCGTGGTGAGCAGAGTGCCCTATCCAAGTCCAAGTTGTGTCAAAAGCGAAATGGGCCCCTGGATGGAGAGCTATTCTGGACCTTATGGGGACATGCG